The Moraxella haemolytica genome window below encodes:
- a CDS encoding bifunctional nicotinamide-nucleotide adenylyltransferase/Nudix hydroxylase has product MTDTNDEFDHLVFIGRFQPFHHGHEFVVKKALSKARQVIMLIGSANSPRTIKNPFTFEERTQMILSAFDDTDRKRIHCLPIDDTLYNDHKWLQNIQTAIVHTTEANARIGIIGHNKDDSSYYLSLFPNWGAIELPSFENLSATPLRKLYFADGIIDKRMPDASWQFLQAFKHTTSYVKLYDEYHHIQAFKKQWQNTPYPPIFTTADALIVQSGHILLVERGGEYGNGLWALPGGFLDINERLIDCVLRELSEETGLSINHNTLKSRHTFDAPDRSLRGRTITTVFHFELTGNDLPTVKAGDDAKGVFWLPIHALDGKKMFEDHYSIITNILGI; this is encoded by the coding sequence ATGACTGACACGAATGACGAATTTGACCATTTGGTTTTTATTGGACGATTTCAACCCTTTCATCATGGGCATGAATTTGTCGTTAAAAAAGCATTGAGCAAAGCTCGGCAAGTCATCATGCTCATCGGCTCTGCCAACAGTCCACGCACCATCAAAAACCCCTTTACTTTTGAGGAGCGTACCCAGATGATACTCAGTGCATTCGATGATACTGACCGCAAAAGAATCCACTGCCTACCCATTGATGACACACTGTACAATGACCACAAATGGTTACAAAATATCCAGACTGCCATCGTGCACACCACAGAAGCGAACGCACGCATCGGCATCATCGGACACAATAAAGATGACAGTTCGTATTATTTATCGCTATTTCCAAATTGGGGAGCGATTGAACTTCCTAGCTTTGAGAATTTATCCGCCACACCACTTAGGAAGCTGTACTTCGCCGATGGTATCATTGATAAGCGTATGCCTGATGCCTCTTGGCAGTTTTTACAGGCATTTAAGCATACAACAAGCTATGTTAAGCTATATGATGAATACCACCATATTCAAGCATTTAAGAAACAATGGCAAAACACCCCATATCCACCCATCTTTACCACCGCTGATGCCCTAATCGTGCAATCAGGACACATTTTGCTCGTTGAGCGTGGAGGTGAATACGGCAATGGGCTATGGGCATTACCTGGGGGATTTTTGGACATTAACGAGCGTTTGATTGATTGTGTGTTGCGTGAACTATCTGAAGAAACTGGACTAAGTATTAACCACAACACCCTAAAATCTCGCCATACTTTTGATGCACCTGACCGCTCTTTACGAGGTCGCACGATTACCACAGTATTTCATTTTGAATTGACAGGCAATGACCTACCCACCGTCAAAGCAGGCGATGATGCCAAAGGCGTGTTTTGGCTGCCCATTCATGCTCTAGATGGCAAAAAAATGTTTGAAGATCACTATAGTATCATCACCAACATTTTAGGAATTTAA
- the nfuA gene encoding Fe-S biogenesis protein NfuA — protein MSDIQEDTQDTPLSSNIIITPSAQGYLAELLAKQEVEGIGVRIFVEYPGTPRAECCMSYCQPDEVDESDLQILFEAFIAHIDAPSIPYLHDAVIDYNKDRFGGQLTFRAPNSKVPQVGADASVEERINYVLQSEINPNLASHGGMVELVDLIEDEAGLTAVLKFGGGCQGCSAVDVTLRQGVEVQLKQSIPELTQVVDDTDHSILDNAYYK, from the coding sequence ATGAGCGATATTCAAGAAGACACCCAAGATACCCCATTAAGTAGCAATATCATCATCACGCCATCGGCACAAGGTTATCTTGCCGAGCTACTTGCTAAACAAGAAGTTGAAGGCATTGGTGTGCGTATCTTTGTAGAGTATCCTGGTACGCCTCGTGCGGAATGCTGTATGAGTTATTGCCAGCCTGATGAGGTTGATGAATCGGATTTGCAGATTTTGTTTGAGGCATTCATTGCCCATATTGACGCACCAAGCATTCCTTACCTACATGATGCAGTCATTGATTATAATAAAGACCGCTTTGGCGGGCAGTTAACTTTCCGTGCACCAAATTCAAAAGTACCGCAAGTCGGTGCTGATGCCAGTGTTGAGGAGCGCATCAATTATGTCCTACAATCAGAGATTAACCCAAACCTTGCCAGTCATGGCGGTATGGTAGAGTTGGTAGATTTGATTGAAGATGAAGCAGGCTTGACAGCGGTGCTGAAATTCGGTGGTGGCTGCCAAGGCTGTTCAGCGGTGGATGTTACCTTGCGTCAGGGCGTAGAAGTGCAACTAAAGCAATCAATCCCAGAGCTAACCCAAGTGGTGGATGATACCGACCATAGCATCTTGGATAATGCGTATTATAAATAA
- the gltS gene encoding sodium/glutamate symporter yields MEIVLNGYYTLILATLVLLLGKVLVKNIKFLEHFNIPEPVAGGLVAAAVIYTLHAVFGYSFIFQKELQTAFMLMFFASIGLSADFSRLKAGGVPLLVLSALVSVFIIVQNAVGVGSAMLLGIDPMLGLVAGSISLTGGHGTAGAWGATLEQTYGVAAATTLGIACATYGLVSGGIIGGPVAQRLINRLGIKPQAVTANTAHGKSLDGEPNINEKDYASEEMFEKADSTRLITAISAVETLALFAACLAFADIMTGIAKGTWFELPTFVWALFGGVVIRNVLTTIFNFDMFDRAIDVFGNAALSLFLAMALLSLKLWELAGLGLPIFIILAIQTVVMVLYAIFVTFNVMGRDYDAAVLAAGHCGFGLGATPTAIANMQAITDRYLPSHKAFLIVPMVGAFFVDIVNAIVLQIFTKLPFM; encoded by the coding sequence ATGGAAATTGTATTAAATGGCTATTATACCTTGATTTTAGCCACGCTGGTCTTGCTACTTGGCAAGGTGCTGGTTAAGAATATTAAATTCTTGGAGCATTTTAATATCCCTGAACCTGTGGCAGGTGGCTTGGTGGCGGCAGCTGTTATCTATACGCTACACGCAGTTTTTGGTTATTCTTTTATATTTCAAAAAGAGCTACAGACTGCCTTTATGTTGATGTTTTTTGCATCTATCGGACTGTCAGCTGACTTTAGCCGTTTAAAGGCAGGTGGTGTACCATTGCTTGTGTTGTCTGCTTTGGTATCAGTATTCATTATTGTTCAAAACGCCGTTGGTGTAGGCTCAGCGATGCTACTTGGCATTGATCCAATGTTGGGTCTGGTGGCAGGCTCTATCTCATTGACGGGCGGTCATGGCACGGCAGGTGCATGGGGTGCGACACTTGAGCAAACCTATGGCGTGGCGGCAGCGACCACATTGGGTATTGCGTGTGCGACTTATGGTCTGGTGTCAGGCGGTATTATTGGTGGACCTGTGGCACAACGCCTCATCAATCGATTAGGAATCAAACCTCAGGCTGTGACGGCGAACACCGCTCATGGCAAATCGCTAGATGGCGAGCCAAACATCAATGAGAAGGACTATGCTTCTGAAGAGATGTTTGAAAAAGCAGATAGCACTCGCTTGATTACCGCCATCTCTGCGGTTGAAACTTTGGCATTGTTTGCGGCGTGTTTGGCATTTGCCGATATCATGACAGGCATAGCAAAAGGTACTTGGTTTGAGTTACCGACCTTTGTTTGGGCGTTATTTGGCGGTGTGGTGATTCGCAATGTCTTGACCACTATATTTAATTTTGATATGTTTGACCGTGCCATTGATGTATTTGGTAATGCTGCCTTGTCGCTATTTTTGGCGATGGCACTGTTGTCATTAAAACTTTGGGAGCTTGCTGGTCTGGGCTTGCCAATTTTTATCATTTTGGCGATTCAAACAGTGGTTATGGTACTGTATGCGATTTTTGTTACCTTTAATGTCATGGGTCGTGATTATGATGCAGCGGTACTTGCAGCGGGTCATTGTGGTTTTGGACTTGGGGCAACACCGACGGCCATTGCTAATATGCAAGCAATCACTGACCGCTATTTGCCATCACACAAGGCATTTTTGATTGTGCCGATGGTGGGAGCGTTTTTTGTGGATATTGTAAACGCCATCGTATTGCAGATATTTACTAAACTGCCATTTATGTAA
- the purL gene encoding phosphoribosylformylglycinamidine synthase, which produces MISTIAGHRFLTDFQAKKLATQLKEKAGLKISAVDSQQVYVFDDIVDGDDHKKVINLLNQGDEVALKTAQKGQMQVVVSPRFGTISPWASKATDIFNNCGIKVNRLERVVVFTLSGDNLPAKLPATAENILHDRMTQSLVYELDDVKALFVDGEPARLEYVNIMQDGRDALVRANIEFGFALSEEDIDYLVDNFTQLGRNPTDVELMMFAQANSEHCRHKIFNAEWTIDGEVQPKSLFKMIKNTHEKNADGILSAYKDNAAVMSGFATSRFYPKKNASGESQYGFHDEQIDILMKVETHNHPTAIAPFSGASTGAGGEIRDEGATGRGGKPKAGLAGFSVSHLHLPNMPEKWEVLGQVSTKDYGKPERMASALDIMIDGPLGSAAFANEFGRPNLNGYFRSFQLDTSAKQDGSQMRGYHKPIMIAGGYGNIKRNLVQKNAITEGDLLIVLGGPAMQIGLGGGAASSVDSGKLDEGLDFASVQRDNAEMERRCQEVIDACWAMAKDGEDNNPIISIHDVGAGGLSNAMPELVDDHELGAHLNLRKVPSLEQGMSPMAIWSNEAQERYVLAISPKSEKLFDEICARERCPYAILGTATAVRELKVDDSLLPEQPVDMPMQVLLGGTPRMKRSFNRTHSELCPLDVSGVDVRESIKDVLRHPTVASKSFLISIGDRSITGMVTQDQYVGRYQVPVADCAVTMSGLLADTGEAMAMGERTPVALISPKASARLAVGEALTNIASARINKVSEVALSANWMAACGDDKEDAALFDAVHAIGEELCPALGITIPVGKDSLSMKAGWSDDGIEKSVSSPMSLIITAFAPVQDVAKTMTPELANADASLYRLDLSGGKLRLGASIFAQTLSQLGDDCPDVENPSTLANFFAFIQAANEAGVICAYHDISDGGMIATVAEMQFASRLKILLELEDNHLLGQLFAEELGVVIQVLPQDEGRLIELAKTHQVADLLSVIGHTFATPIGGANQDTLDIITSTLSLTFTRSELQQEWSKVSHAIASMRDNPACADQEFALIADANHHGLIADANFELDLAVEAPYVNSRTSQPKVAILREQGVNGHLEMAAGFVRAGFDAVDVHMSDLMSGRINLRDFEGLVACGGFSYGDVLGAGSGWANSVLFHDELRMQFARFFHRPETFALGVCNGCQMMSQLKELMVGAEHFPRFTLNQSARFEARTVNVRVERTKSVLLKGMQGSILPVAVAHGEGYAQMNDRSMNELIRHGQIALRYVDSQGCPTEHYPLNPNGSPQGITGVCSTDGRVTLMMPHPERTLRAVNHSWKPDEWKNDGAWMRLFRNARAFLR; this is translated from the coding sequence ATGATTAGTACCATCGCAGGACATCGTTTTTTAACGGATTTTCAAGCCAAGAAATTGGCGACACAGCTTAAGGAGAAAGCAGGACTAAAGATTAGTGCGGTAGACAGTCAGCAGGTTTATGTTTTTGATGATATCGTTGATGGCGATGACCATAAAAAGGTCATCAATTTGCTTAATCAGGGCGATGAAGTTGCTCTAAAGACTGCCCAAAAGGGTCAGATGCAAGTGGTGGTATCGCCACGCTTTGGGACGATTAGCCCATGGGCATCAAAGGCAACTGATATTTTCAATAATTGTGGCATTAAGGTTAATCGTCTTGAGCGAGTGGTGGTTTTTACTTTATCAGGTGACAATCTACCTGCTAAATTGCCCGCCACTGCCGAAAATATCCTACATGACCGCATGACCCAAAGTTTGGTGTATGAGCTAGATGATGTTAAGGCTTTGTTTGTTGATGGTGAGCCTGCCCGCCTAGAGTATGTAAACATCATGCAAGATGGTCGCGATGCTTTGGTGCGTGCAAATATTGAATTTGGTTTTGCCTTGTCTGAAGAAGACATTGATTATTTGGTGGATAATTTTACGCAGTTGGGACGCAACCCGACCGATGTAGAACTCATGATGTTTGCTCAGGCGAACTCGGAGCATTGCCGTCATAAGATTTTTAATGCCGAATGGACGATTGATGGTGAGGTGCAACCAAAATCATTATTCAAGATGATTAAAAATACGCACGAGAAAAACGCTGATGGCATTTTGTCTGCCTATAAGGACAATGCAGCGGTGATGTCAGGCTTTGCGACATCTCGTTTTTACCCCAAAAAAAATGCGTCAGGCGAGTCGCAGTATGGCTTTCATGACGAACAAATTGACATCTTAATGAAGGTTGAAACACACAACCACCCAACCGCCATCGCACCATTTTCAGGAGCATCAACAGGGGCGGGCGGTGAGATTCGTGATGAGGGTGCAACAGGTCGTGGCGGTAAGCCCAAGGCAGGGCTGGCGGGTTTTAGTGTATCGCATCTGCACCTGCCGAATATGCCTGAAAAATGGGAGGTCTTAGGTCAAGTTTCTACCAAAGACTACGGTAAACCTGAACGCATGGCAAGTGCTCTTGACATCATGATTGATGGTCCGTTGGGCAGTGCCGCCTTCGCCAATGAGTTTGGTCGTCCGAATTTAAACGGCTATTTTCGTAGCTTTCAATTAGATACTTCTGCCAAGCAGGACGGCAGCCAGATGCGTGGCTATCATAAGCCCATTATGATAGCAGGGGGCTATGGTAATATTAAACGCAACTTAGTGCAAAAAAACGCCATTACTGAGGGCGATTTGCTTATTGTACTTGGCGGACCTGCCATGCAGATCGGTCTGGGTGGTGGTGCAGCCAGTTCTGTAGATAGTGGCAAGCTTGATGAAGGGCTAGATTTTGCATCGGTGCAACGAGATAATGCCGAGATGGAGCGTCGTTGTCAAGAAGTGATTGATGCGTGTTGGGCGATGGCAAAAGATGGCGAGGATAACAACCCTATCATTTCTATCCATGATGTGGGTGCCGGCGGATTATCCAATGCCATGCCAGAATTGGTCGATGATCATGAACTGGGTGCTCACTTAAACTTAAGAAAAGTACCATCGCTTGAACAAGGCATGTCGCCGATGGCAATTTGGTCAAATGAAGCTCAAGAACGCTATGTGCTTGCCATCTCGCCAAAGAGTGAGAAACTTTTTGATGAAATTTGTGCTAGAGAACGCTGTCCTTATGCCATCTTGGGTACAGCAACAGCCGTGCGTGAACTAAAAGTTGATGACAGTCTGTTGCCAGAGCAACCTGTGGATATGCCAATGCAGGTGTTATTGGGTGGTACGCCACGCATGAAACGCAGTTTTAACCGCACGCATAGCGAGCTTTGCCCACTAGATGTATCAGGTGTTGATGTTCGTGAAAGCATCAAAGATGTACTACGCCATCCAACGGTCGCTAGCAAGTCGTTTCTTATTAGTATTGGCGATCGTTCCATCACAGGTATGGTAACCCAAGATCAGTATGTCGGTCGCTATCAGGTGCCTGTGGCAGACTGTGCGGTAACAATGTCAGGACTGCTGGCTGATACAGGCGAAGCGATGGCGATGGGCGAACGCACGCCTGTGGCACTCATTAGCCCAAAAGCATCAGCTCGTCTGGCGGTGGGCGAAGCATTGACCAACATTGCATCAGCACGCATCAATAAAGTGTCAGAGGTTGCGCTATCTGCCAACTGGATGGCAGCGTGTGGCGATGACAAAGAAGATGCAGCCTTGTTTGATGCTGTACACGCCATCGGCGAAGAGCTTTGCCCTGCCTTAGGTATTACCATCCCTGTCGGTAAAGACAGCCTATCCATGAAAGCAGGCTGGAGTGATGATGGCATAGAAAAGAGTGTCAGCTCACCCATGAGTCTTATTATCACAGCTTTCGCCCCTGTTCAAGATGTCGCCAAGACCATGACGCCTGAGCTTGCGAATGCGGACGCTAGCTTGTATCGTTTGGATTTATCAGGCGGAAAACTGCGTTTGGGTGCATCCATCTTTGCCCAGACATTAAGTCAGCTTGGCGATGATTGTCCTGATGTAGAAAATCCGTCCACTCTGGCCAATTTCTTTGCGTTTATCCAAGCGGCGAATGAAGCAGGCGTGATTTGTGCGTATCATGACATCAGTGATGGTGGTATGATTGCAACGGTTGCTGAGATGCAGTTCGCAAGCCGTCTAAAAATTTTATTAGAGCTTGAGGATAATCATCTATTAGGGCAGCTGTTCGCTGAAGAGTTGGGCGTGGTCATTCAAGTGCTACCACAAGATGAAGGGCGACTGATTGAGCTGGCAAAGACGCATCAGGTGGCAGATTTACTCAGTGTGATTGGTCATACTTTTGCAACACCAATCGGTGGGGCAAACCAAGATACGCTTGATATCATCACCTCAACGCTGTCATTGACTTTCACTCGTAGCGAGTTGCAACAAGAATGGAGTAAGGTAAGTCATGCCATCGCTTCCATGCGTGATAATCCTGCTTGTGCTGACCAAGAATTTGCCTTGATTGCTGATGCCAACCATCATGGTTTGATCGCTGATGCGAATTTTGAGTTGGATTTGGCGGTGGAAGCTCCTTATGTGAATAGTCGCACCAGTCAGCCTAAGGTTGCTATTTTGCGTGAGCAAGGTGTGAATGGTCATCTAGAGATGGCAGCAGGCTTTGTGCGTGCAGGCTTTGATGCGGTGGATGTGCACATGAGCGACTTGATGAGCGGACGCATTAACCTAAGGGATTTTGAGGGTTTGGTGGCGTGCGGTGGTTTTAGTTATGGTGATGTGTTGGGTGCAGGCTCTGGTTGGGCGAATTCTGTCTTATTCCATGATGAGCTTCGTATGCAGTTTGCTAGATTTTTCCATCGCCCAGAGACTTTCGCTCTAGGTGTGTGCAATGGCTGTCAGATGATGAGTCAATTAAAAGAGTTGATGGTTGGTGCAGAGCATTTTCCACGCTTTACCCTTAACCAATCAGCACGCTTTGAAGCACGCACGGTCAATGTAAGAGTAGAACGCACCAAGTCTGTCCTACTAAAAGGCATGCAAGGCAGTATCTTGCCGGTAGCAGTGGCACATGGTGAGGGCTATGCACAGATGAACGATAGGTCGATGAATGAGCTTATCCGTCATGGTCAGATTGCACTACGCTATGTGGATTCACAAGGCTGTCCGACTGAGCATTATCCACTTAATCCAAACGGCTCGCCGCAGGGCATTACAGGTGTATGTAGTACTGATGGGCGTGTTACTTTAATGATGCCACACCCAGAGCGTACACTGCGTGCGGTGAATCACTCTTGGAAGCCTGATGAATGGAAGAATGATGGTGCGTGGATGCGTCTGTTCCGTAATGCTCGTGCATTCCTTCGTTAG